The following proteins are encoded in a genomic region of Blastopirellula marina:
- a CDS encoding C-terminal binding protein, with the protein MSKYCVLLTDFAWEDLEIEKQTLSDGGAELIIASEKDEDSLVALAKEHQVDAIMTNWAQVTEKVISASPNVKIVARLGIGLDNIDMDYCTKQGILVTNTPDYCLTEVAEHTLALIFACARKVAMYHHDTMSGKYDLQAGPMMRRMEGQTLGIVGLGNIGEILARKAKCLGLNVLATSRSGKTMEGVETVEMDRLLAESDYISLLIPATPETRKSFATEQFRKMKPTAYLINTARGAIVDHDALAVALEAGQLAGAALDVQDPEPCDLTIAPYNDPRVIVTPHAAFVSVESLENMRGRVARQVIDCLEGKTPENVRNGLTAG; encoded by the coding sequence ATGTCGAAATATTGTGTTTTGCTGACCGACTTTGCTTGGGAAGATTTGGAAATCGAGAAGCAGACCCTGTCCGATGGCGGGGCGGAATTGATCATTGCCAGCGAAAAAGACGAAGATTCGCTGGTGGCGCTCGCCAAAGAGCACCAGGTCGACGCCATCATGACCAACTGGGCACAAGTCACCGAGAAAGTGATCTCCGCTTCGCCGAATGTAAAGATCGTCGCTCGACTGGGGATCGGTCTCGACAATATCGACATGGATTACTGCACCAAGCAGGGTATTTTGGTGACGAACACGCCGGATTACTGCTTGACGGAGGTTGCTGAACATACGCTGGCGTTGATCTTTGCCTGCGCTCGGAAGGTGGCGATGTACCACCATGACACGATGAGCGGTAAGTACGATCTGCAAGCGGGCCCAATGATGCGGCGAATGGAAGGGCAAACGCTGGGAATCGTGGGCTTGGGCAATATCGGCGAGATACTCGCCAGGAAGGCAAAGTGCCTCGGTTTGAACGTCTTGGCGACCAGTCGCAGCGGCAAGACGATGGAAGGTGTCGAAACGGTCGAAATGGACCGCCTGCTTGCGGAATCGGACTACATCTCGCTGTTGATCCCAGCGACGCCAGAAACGCGGAAGTCGTTTGCTACCGAGCAGTTCCGTAAGATGAAGCCGACCGCCTACTTGATCAACACGGCTCGCGGTGCGATTGTCGATCACGACGCTTTAGCGGTCGCTCTTGAAGCTGGTCAGCTGGCTGGAGCGGCACTCGACGTTCAAGATCCAGAACCTTGTGATCTTACGATCGCGCCTTACAACGATCCACGCGTGATCGTCACGCCCCATGCAGCCTTTGTGAGTGTCGAGTCGCTGGAGAACATGCGAGGACGCGTTGCCCGCCAGGTGATCGATTGCCTGGAAGGAAAGACGCCAGAGAACGTCCGCAATGGTTTAACCGCTGGCTAG